The following coding sequences are from one Capsicum annuum cultivar UCD-10X-F1 chromosome 3, UCD10Xv1.1, whole genome shotgun sequence window:
- the LOC107866077 gene encoding cytochrome P450 89A2-like, with translation MESWVVTVITLCISFFIKFLFNYLTNSTKKLPPGPHTFPVIGSLLWARKSPANLEPILRDLKVKYGRMMITLNIRSGPSIFVASHSLAYQALVQQGAVTSNRPANEIINSNYCQIHTENYGTKWRHLLRNLTSEILHASRIKSYSNARSWVLGILIQQLRGAQDDSVKLVDHFQYAMFCLLVLMCFGDKLDESQIKQIENVQRALLVGLQRFNILKIFPRVGKIIFRSLWKELHDLRREQENIFIPLIEARRRAKEQKTEHGEELIMAYVDTLLSLELPDEKRNLNHGEIISLCGEFVNGGTDTTSTALEWVMANLVKNPSIQEKLYQEIAGIVGEKQIKLTEEAVKEEDLRKMSYLKAVILEGLRQHPPGHFVLPHTVTEDVESNGHIVPKDATINFMVADMALDPNVWEDPMEFKPERFLVEGSDKEGFDITGSREIKMMPFGAGRRICPGYALAMLHLEYFVANLIWHFQWNPVEGDDVDLSEKLEFTVMMKNSLQARICPRIKSV, from the coding sequence ATGGAGAGCTGGGTAGTCACTGTCATAACTCTCTGCATCTCTTTCTTCATCAAATTCCTGTTCAACTATCTTACCAATTCCACAAAGAAACTCCCTCCCGGACCGCACACTTTTCCTGTGATCGGCAGCTTATTATGGGCTAGAAAGTCCCCCGCGAACTTGGAACCCATCCTCCGTGACCTCAAGGTTAAGTATGGTCGTATGATGATCACCCTCAATATTAGGTCTGGTCCCTCCATATTCGTAGCTAGTCACTCCTTAGCCTACCAGGCTTTAGTGCAACAAGGCGCTGTTACCTCCAACCGACCAGCCAATGAAATCATCAATAGTAACTATTGCCAAATCCACACCGAAAATTACGGAACTAAATGGCGTCATCTACTTCGAAACTTGACTTCAGAAATACTCCATGCTTCTCGCATCAAGTCCTATTCCAATGCAAGATCATGGGTGCTAGGTATCCTCATTCAACAGCTTCGCGGCGCACAGGATGATTCGGTGAAGTTAGTTGATCATTTTCAGTATGCTATGTTCTGTCTTCTTGTCTTGATGTGTTTTGGGGACAAGCTTGACGaatctcaaatcaaacaaattgaaaatgtaCAACGCGCGTTGCTTGTCGGTCTCCAACGGTTCAATATACTCAAAATCTTTCCGAGAGTTGGAAAAATAATATTTAGGAGTCTCTGGAAGGAACTCCATGATCTACGTAGAGAGCAAGAGAATATCTTCATTCCTTTGATTGAAGCTCGACGCAGGGCCAAAGAACAAAAGACCGAGCACGGTGAAGAATTAATCATGGCGTATGTGGATACGCTGTTGAGTTTGGAGTTACCAGATGAAAAAAGGAACCTCAATCATGGAGAAATCATAAGCCTCTGCGGTGAATTCGTAAACGGCGGAACTGATACGACGTCTACTGCCTTAGAGTGGGTTATGGCCAACTTGGTCAAAAACCCTTCCATTCAGGAAAAACTATATCAAGAAATTGCCGGTATAGTGGGAGAAAAACAGATCAAGTTGACAGAAGAGGCAGTGAAGGAGGAAGATTTGCGAAAAATGTCCTACTTGAAAGCAGTGATATTGGAAGGTCTTAGGCAGCATCCACCTGGTCACTTTGTGCTGCCACACACGGTGACGGAGGACGTAGAATCGAACGGCCACATCGTCCCAAAGGATGCCACCATCAATTTCATGGTTGCGGATATGGCCTTAGACCCAAATGTGTGGGAGGATCCCATGGAGTTTAAGCCTGAGAGGTTCTTAGTGGAAGGATCAGATAAGGAAGGATTTGATATAACAGGAAGTAGAGAGATCAAGATGATGCCATTCGGCGCAGGGAGGAGAATATGTCCTGGCTATGCGTTGGCAATGCTTCACTTGGAATATTTTGTGGCTAATCTGATTTGGCATTTTCAATGGAATCCCGTGGAAGGAGACGATGTTGATCTCTCTGAGAAACTGGAGTTCACCGTTATGATGAAGAATTCACTACAAGCTCGTATCTGTCCTAGAATTAAGTCTGTTTGA